The genomic stretch GGAATTGCGTTTTCGAATTGAACAGAAAACTCGCCTTACAGCAAGTGCTGGAATCGCGCCAAATGTTTTGCTTGCAAAAGTCTGCTCAGATCGTAACAAACCCAATGGACAGTTTCTGTTGAAGCCAGACCGCCAGGTTATATTAGACTTTGTTCACGCGCTCCCTATCAGGAAAGTAAGTGGAATTGGCAGAGTCAGCGAACAAATGCTCAAAGCTTTGGGAATAGAGACCTGCGGAGACCTGTTCGCAAAGCGAGACCTGCTCTATCTCCTGCATTCTCCGGTCAGCTTTAAATTCTTGATACGAGTTTCTCTTGGTCTTGGAAACACTTCAATAGCCACTGATTCCAAAAGGAAGAGCATTGGAACGGAGATAACTTTTCCAGAGATGAGCAAACCAGAGGAGTTACTTGACATGTGTGATAAGCTGTGTCAGTCATTGGCAGAGGATATGAAAAAGGAGAAACTTAAAGGAAAAACCGTCACCATAAAACTGAAGACTGtcaactttgaagtaaaatCACGATCTTTGTCTCCACTGAATCCCGTTTCGACGTACGGTGAAATTGCTTTAGCAGCGAAGGAGCTGCTGaaacatgaaataaatgtatgctCTCCTGATCCTCTCAAACTTCGCCTCATGGGAGTTCGCTTGTCGAACTTCCAAGATAGCATTTCTGATTCTTCGAAAGAGGGAAGACAGAACACAATTAAAGGGTTCTTGAGACCACAGGAGAGCGTAGCCACGAAAGAAACTCCTTATTGTGCTGcacaaacaaagaaattgaaCTTGGAGGAGCTTTCGACTGTTAAGATACCTGTCAATGAAACCTTCACTGAAGTTGGAACTTCAGTGGTAGCTTCTTTAACTTCTCCCTCGACACATGAAAATGACTCGTATGAATTTGAGTCGTCGTCTTCTAGTGCGATTGGGGTAAATTTGTCAGGGTTGCCCTCGTCTGCATTAGCACTTAATTGTCCGGTGTGTGGACAAAAGCAGTTGACTAAACCGGGTGAAGATGCCATGATTGAATTGAACAAGCACATTGACTTATGCCTGAACAAGTCGACCATCAGGGAGATTGTATCAGAGAATAACAAATcacaatcaagtgaagctattgtGAACATTGCCTGTTCTTCTGATCAATTGAAGGTCGCAGAGACACGGAACAACGGGGGGAAGAGAAAGCGGCAGCAATCAGGTGCAGCAATGTCAAAGAAAGCAACGCTTTATTCTTTCTGGTCGCAATAATTTGACACAGGGTTTATCTCAGTTGCGAGTGACCAGTCGAGAGTCACTATCCTCTCTTTTCCACACTTCCTTGGCGGGCTGGCCAAAAGCACACCCTTGCGCGAACATCGCATAATTGCAGCCGCTTTCATTTTTGTGTGCCTTAATTTCCGCGTCATAAACTGTGTGGATCGTCAATTAAGGCAACCTTGATTTGCATTAGTTTGCTCACAAACTGCTTATTAATTCAAAACATTTCGCCACCGCTTTATTACAAGGAAACCACGGTGGAAATCTGCTGGTAAAGAGAGTGAAGAACGTTTTCAAACGTTGACTTTCCCATCCTTATTTGTGTAGTTTGTGTTCAAATAAATTCATTACTTATTTCTCAAAATGTTCGGCTTCATAATTTAATAATCTTCTTATTAAATGGCCTGGCATGGttcccacgagtctcctataaCTCAATGGTAGATCATCCGAACTGGTATCGGAAGGTGGTCGTATGGTCGTAGGCCTGCAAAGGAGCATTCGGATTTTTTTCGTCCAACATCATTTTAAAATCTTATCACTCGCTCCAACGTACTTTATTGGAAAATTATTAGTTTTGTATTTGTATGAATATGTAGAGGAAAGAAGGATAAGACAATCTTAATCTTTTTTGGTTAAAAAATCCCACAGCTATCGCATTTTGCCTATTTAAGTGACGACTTGATTAAGTTAAAACGTACTTTATTGGAAAATGATTAGTTTTGTATTTGTATGAATATGTAGAGGAAAGAAGGATGAGCCAATCTTAATCTTTTTTGGTTAAAAAATCCCACAGCTATCGCATTTTGCCTATTTAAGTGACGACTTGATTAAGGTAAAACGTGTTTATTGAGCCACatctttccttgttttcagtgttttaaaATGCAAATATGCTACACCAGTATTTGCACAGACGCTTGTTTCGTTAGATTAATAtctcaactgaaaaaaaaagttcgtTGAATTCGGGAAgatcaatttcttttcttttgccaCCAACTGCGTCAGAAAAATTGTAAGTCGTCGTCCTGTATCTCGTTTGTCTTTCGCTTGACATTTTGTTCGACCGATTACTCGTTTTCCACTGAGATACGTTTtatattgttatgcaaatataTTTGCCTGATAACACGTAAAACGCCGTTTGCTAAAAGGAATTAAACTCTCCAAGTGATCAATAGAAGTGACAGCCTTCGACAAATCGCGAAGGGCTTGTAACAACCTAATTATAGGTCTGACCGGATGAAGAGAATTTGGGCGAACGCGTTATGAGAAATCAGCTCTAAAGGAATTCAAACTTCAGTCCTTGATCTAAAATCTGTTGTAAAGGTTACAACGCTCTCATGGAACGAGGAACAATTCGTCTGATAGCTCTGGTGATTGTTTATATATTCTACCTTTCCGTGGGCGCTGCCATTTTCTCGTCGATCGAAGGACCTTACGAGCAGAGAATATTGTCAGATCTTCGAAAAAAGCGGGACGAGTTTATACTAAAACACCCTTGTGTCACCGAAGAGGAACTTGAGAGTTTTGTCAGACACGTTGTGGCAGCTCAAAATATGGGAATTCAGCCACTCGGTAATGTTAGCGACAAAAAAAGTTGGGGATTTGGCAGTTCGTTCTTCTTCGCAGGAACCGTGGTGACTACAATAGGTAAGCCCTGCGTTTGCTAAACAGGTGACAAATAGGTCTATTGCCATACGTAATTACTACCTGTACTAAAGGGAACCTGTTAAAATATCTCCCTATTTGTTGACATTGAACTTCGCCTTGAGTCACAGACAGGCTTTGGATTTTGTCAAATCAAGTGGTGGCCGTTTTAGCTGTTTTTCGTTGGGATAAAACGATCGCTTTTACTCTTGGGGAAGTCAATCCTACAAATAATTAGAATGATGATTTGCAATTGCTTATAAGATGGCGGCAGAGAAAATCGCGTTAAGTTTATGAACTTCACCAAGTACTTGCATGTGAATGAAACCAGTTGAACAAAACATTGAGATAAGAACATCCTTTTCTTGCCAATTCCTAAATCGAAACGATTTCTGTAAGATTTGTCAAACAGGGAACATTTTGATCACGAATCTAGCCGATGTTTACTAGCGGAACCATGGTTTCGTTTTTTCTTATGAAACATCCCGCATCTGCTTACGTCATGGTGAATATAAACCATTACCGTGGCATTTACAATAACTCTAGAAAGCCGTTTTAACAAGACATTGAGTTTGTTTTCCCACTGTGCTGGCTTTAGGTGCGTTCATTGTGTTATCCGTGTTTGGCAAGAAAAAACATAACATCTGCCGGGGCACACTACTGCACGTAGCACTCAGCGTGACCACAAGGTGGTGGTTGAGTACAGCTGTCTCTTAGTCACTCAATGAATTTCTCTTATTAAATTCAGCACTTACGTTAATCGTGATAACCACAGGTCAGGCATTTGACATAATTTAGAGGGACGTCATCTGTCCTACTCAGGTAAATGTGGCAGCTTATCATGGAATTCTCATTGGTTAATAACTCGAATATCCTATCAAGCACGGCCATGCTTTCATGGCGCTATAGatttaatttgagaaaggagaataggccattttacagatgtttgctcagtgacctagcctatgaatggctgcgaggctgctggTAACCTTGCATTGATATCAACCTCACTGCTTTCATCATGTAAATAGTGTtgttgtaattttaattttaatagtctacattaacattagaaaagcacaaggGTTTGTATCcaagcagggtcaccggcagcctcgccagcatccattcttaggccaggtaacctACTGTAGCTAtgactgtaaaatggtctattcttgAGTCAGTGCATACTGTAATCGAGATCACGAGACTATCCGTTTTAAccaataatttacaattttctTGCAGGTTATGGTAACATCGCGCCATTATCTGATGGTGGAAAGGTGTTTTGCATGGtatttgcagtttttggtatacCTATGACAGCTATAATGCTTACAGCAATAGTGGAACGACTACTGCAGGTCACAGATTACTTGGAAAAGTTCATGTGTAGTACCTGCACTGTGCGAGGGATCCCTCCCAGTTATCTGCGATGCTTACACCTGTCAATTATTATGTGTGGAGCTGTTATTCTTGTCATTATAATTCCAGCAATTTTCTTCAAGTTCCTCGAAGACTGGAGCTATTTTGAAGCTCTTTATTTTTGCTTCATTTCATTGACAACAATAGGACTTGGTGACTTTGTACCTGGTGATGATCCTAAATGGCGCAAGAGTGACTATCGTCCACTTTATAAGGTTTGTTGCGTGTTCTTCTTTATCACAGGACTCACTTTCTTGCTTCTTATTCTGGAGCTCTGTGCAAAGGTCCCGGATGACCATCCTGGTATGCTATTCTCGTGTCACAAACCATTCATTCAAGAGGAAGAGTCAGAACCGACTTCAACGCAAATAAAATTGCGTCCGAGATATTCGATATCGAGTCGAGAAAGCAGCTCATCATCTCCTGAAAATccgaaactttccagaaataCGTATAAAAAAATATCATCCTGTGACAATGGTGACAATAGTAGATGAGTTTTAACACGTAGATGTGAATCAGCTAGTGCGAAAATAACTGACAAATAAATGAAGGGTAGGGTGGGATGGGTTGGCTTTGCACGGCTTCCTGTGTAGTATTTCATTTTTGGGTAAGTTTATTGTATTAAATTgactgactcctgggagtgagacttgacttTACTCTGTCCAAGATTATACTCGtcaaccgcgcaccggtggttcagttggttgagcaccgcgctgtcacgcgggaggtcgtgaccaacactcagggtctttaaataactgagaagaaagtgctgcctttgtaattacatctgcaaatggttagactctctagtcttctcggataaggacgataaaccgtaggctccgtctcacaacccttcaatgttcataatcctgtgggacgtaaaagaacccataCTCTTTTCGCTAAGAGTATGGTATATAGATCCCGGTGTTGTGGTATGTCTTCTGTTGTGGATCATGGTTGGGGGTGACAGGTGGGGGGGCGTAAAAAAGGAgtcacagtaattggcgcaagctgttgcggcgctctgtcagcttgactggcaaaggtaaatacataaataaataattaaacttGGGGAGTCCGGGGGCGcgtgaggagtgaatgggttaaattttatttttaaataaagcaCGAGAGGTAGAGTCGACCAAATTCTCACAGTACCATAGTTCGTAACGATCCGATGCAATACTtagcccggttgttcaaaagccgattaacgctaatcccatattaaaaattaaccgaggAGTTAATTTCTCTACTCCTTAATGCTGTTCAAccctgatattcggcaaaaccttacattagaagaagtcaatcttgaaaaccaaaaataagcaaaagaaaatatcaccaaaaagttgaaaacatgaaactaaAGTTTACGCTAATGCTGGAttacgttaatcggctttcgaacaaccgggccctgatgtcacggccgccatcttggtgtCCCTAAGCAAAGAAACCTCTCACACCTGGTACTCTTTGGAGGATAATTAACAATATATACGATGAAAAATCGTCACAAAATCATACCTCTTTTGTCCAGTTCTTTCTATTGGGCGTGTACGAAAAAGCACTCAGCCGGAAGCGTTAAAGTGCCcacgaaataaaaaaattaccaaagcTTATTTGAAAGACATTGTGAAGAATAGAAACATGGTTCTTTCATTTCTGAAATAACTCCCATCGTTCCGGAGATattagactgctcgcagtcccttctgagtttGTCGAACCGTccgctttggtcacgcaagcgagccgagggAAGAATGGTGAAAGAGGGAgatgatgacgtcatcagtgcTTCCAAAGGAAAACACATCACAAAATATAGAATATCCTAGGAAAAGCGGTTCTCTTCAAACTTGCATCAACAATGTACATCAGCAATtgtaatctaaatggaggattatacttcatttggagcaaactgataatgaaggataacccttcatttgaggaagagatcttGTGGTCTTTTGGGGCGGGACGCTCTTTTCCCGCCTGTCCAACTCTTTGCGGTGAAAAGCCCTCGGAACGAAGTTGGTTTGTTACGAGCAGGAATGTCTGTCTCGCCTGAGCTGAGAACCAGAAGGGACTGGAGCTAAAAGTGTCGCCATGGAGCAAAAAGTGTCGCCATGGTTACTTCATATTCTGCCTCATCTTGCACCTTTCTGAAGGGTCATTATTCATTccaacaattattcgccgaaggcgaagtgattgtcggtgaatattcaccgagacgaaataatcactgagcctgaggcgaataattgttttagtataaatacacaggtgattatttcaaaaaagagaaaaaaaaaacatttcaacgagaaatcatcttcatttacagtggcaaaacgactactggcagccattttgtccgtcgaggtgattatcgccTGATAAtcaacaattattggatgaggttgagcatgttagcgataattatcaaggccaaagtttgtgttatctgctgaagccgaaggctgaggcggataacacaaactgatgaggccttgataattatcgctaacatgcgaaaaccgaattcaataattgttttattatgcatattcctgagctgagctccgccatgacaaaaccgattaaactgctggttagtgtgtcaggtgatgtcacttctgcatgcataaaactattgtctgtaggtatgatgtcaattctacatatataaaatctattctttgtaggtatgacgtaagggaaacagagcaagcaagaattagctgcgtgcttatagccaatcaaaatcgagctggtgacaccaatgtattataatccgagatagcgagccaatgagagcgcgcgattttgtataatcacctgtgtatttatactaatatcgCTTATTCTTGATTTTGTGATCCATCCTCCAGTGGAACCATGATGACGTCATTAATTTGCTAatttaaataacacaaaaaccTGAAATATCTCTGGAAATAAAAACGAATTGGCTcttctttattattttgaaaactctTTCAAATAGGTATTAATTCTTTTTAGTTCATAGGCACTTTTTCCAAAATAAAAGGTAGTTCAATCCATCTTAACTCGAGTCGGTAAAGCACAACGGAGGCGGCATcttatacaatacatacttaattgaccgctccccataggggcttttcagggccaatgaaacacaacgaaacgacggaacagaacaacaactgttaagaatcccaactggccggagacaagcaagttggctatttacaagtgcagctgggaagttgaaccagggactaccaggaacaaatttaaAGAGTGGTCAgggcgggtcttgaacccggcatctccgaatctcaaggcaagcgccctaaggccacactgcctcttaACTTACAATGTTGACAAAAAGGATTGTGGAAAGAGCGCGAAAAGTCTCTTATTTACAGCATAAACAACTATTTAAATCAATTAGAAATATATTCATCCCTTGCTATCCCCATTTACTGGGGCTTTTCGCTAAAACACCCACTTGCCTTTTGTAAGGGAGGTTGTGGGCTCgaacactcatttgaaaatgagtttcaagtcttctcgaCCATAAAGGACGACTATAAATCACAATCCTTGTTCAGGAAAGTCTCTAACATAAAACGTCAACGAACAAATCCAACACTCTTTGCAGACGTTTCCCGGCGGTATTGCGGTCTCGTCTGGTCTAAAACTATTATACGAAACATAAAACATGCAAGTCAGTGTTGCTTTATATTTTTAATATGAGGAAAGAACCCCACTGCGCACATCTTTCTCGCTTTTTAAATCTCTCAATTCCAGAGCACGCAGTACCACGTGTTTGTGCAAGAGACATCCGAGTGGCAAAATTCACCCACAAGCTGCACCACCGAGGCACATACTAACTGTTGGGTTTTTGAAAAGGCGACATGGAATTGATTGTGTTGATTAACCGGTCACCATTCTCAAATTCATTTTCAGGGAGGATAGTAAACGTCTACTTCAACAATCGTAGACAGAAATAATTAAAGATCAATTTCCTTTTACCATGCTTGAGCGTAATAAATTATCTAGAGGGAATACCCACTAACGAACTATAGCTGTTAAGTGAAGCTTATGATCGtcccagttatgaacgcaatttcagcaattgaGTAGAGAAGCCCTAAACAGGttagggtttgaacccgtgacctcgcgaggtctctacgcagttgctaaaattgcgttcataactgcgacgatcatagcttcacttgatcacATATCCGAagttcaatgtatgattcattcatgtatcatttcgttcgttgaaaCTATAGTTGATAGCTTGGAAAGATCAGCCAAAAGCCTTTTAAAATTGACAGTCATTAAGCCCtaaaaaaacacttaagaaAAAAGCAATTCATTTAGCGATACAATCTGATGTAATTAAAACCACATTTATCGTTTTGACACGAAGCCCACATGAGTCAAACAGCTGACTGTGAGGAACAGGCGACGACCAGGGGACGATTAAGCACCATTAAGCACAAAGGGCTTACGATCGCGATATGCCGGGCACGAGTGGCGCACAAAAGGACTTGTAGGATACTCCCAATAGTACTCTAAAGAAACGTATGCCC from Montipora capricornis isolate CH-2021 chromosome 12, ASM3666992v2, whole genome shotgun sequence encodes the following:
- the LOC138026416 gene encoding DNA polymerase kappa-like, yielding MADHSSYFVKEEISDDFEVLEAEDDDSIDWTETFSAPEIDWRPSESNADGNIPSNVGDFNKSHNHFGQNQMVVDKDEKKNTDSAQSLKRMELNDHKAGMVGLDKEKINQIIFEASKGSRFYENEMKKEKQVAERIRKQSACLQKINEEQRHEALQTTDLIVRELEKARDLRRTFVHIDMDAFYAAVEILDNPLLRDKPMAVGGNAMLSTSNYPARRYGVRAAMPGFIAKKLCPDLVIVPPHFEKYKEYSRQVQEVLVEYDRNFVMASLDEAYLDLTEVLKERQKKAEKRTFRKEQRDAVEQGTCEMSADAIVEFGNDAEEVVKELRFRIEQKTRLTASAGIAPNVLLAKVCSDRNKPNGQFLLKPDRQVILDFVHALPIRKVSGIGRVSEQMLKALGIETCGDLFAKRDLLYLLHSPVSFKFLIRVSLGLGNTSIATDSKRKSIGTEITFPEMSKPEELLDMCDKLCQSLAEDMKKEKLKGKTVTIKLKTVNFEVKSRSLSPLNPVSTYGEIALAAKELLKHEINVCSPDPLKLRLMGVRLSNFQDSISDSSKEGRQNTIKGFLRPQESVATKETPYCAAQTKKLNLEELSTVKIPVNETFTEVGTSVVASLTSPSTHENDSYEFESSSSSAIGVNLSGLPSSALALNCPVCGQKQLTKPGEDAMIELNKHIDLCLNKSTIREIVSENNKSQSSEAIVNIACSSDQLKVAETRNNGGKRKRQQSGAAMSKKATLYSFWSQ
- the LOC138026419 gene encoding potassium channel subfamily K member 6-like, producing MERGTIRLIALVIVYIFYLSVGAAIFSSIEGPYEQRILSDLRKKRDEFILKHPCVTEEELESFVRHVVAAQNMGIQPLGNVSDKKSWGFGSSFFFAGTVVTTIGYGNIAPLSDGGKVFCMVFAVFGIPMTAIMLTAIVERLLQVTDYLEKFMCSTCTVRGIPPSYLRCLHLSIIMCGAVILVIIIPAIFFKFLEDWSYFEALYFCFISLTTIGLGDFVPGDDPKWRKSDYRPLYKVCCVFFFITGLTFLLLILELCAKVPDDHPGMLFSCHKPFIQEEESEPTSTQIKLRPRYSISSRESSSSSPENPKLSRNTYKKISSCDNGDNSR